TGTCTCTACAGTCATGATTTATAACCCTGGAGGCACAGTGAAGCCAACTGGGGAACTCTTAAAGAAACACTGTTGTTTAGAGCCACATCCCTAGAGGCATTCATTTCCTGACAATTGGATTTGGGTCCGGCCCAGacctcagtattttttaaattctccaggGCAGTCTAATGTTAGCCAAGGTTGAGAATTATTGCTTCAGAGAGTGTGGATAGGTAATGAGATAGAGAGATAGACACACCTCCACATGCAGCTTCTAATTTGAAAGGCATTTATAATTTCTCATGTTTGCAAGCTCTCTGCTTTCTTACCTCCGCTTCCCATTTAGAATGGAGTTCAAGTACTTCTTGACGGCCATTTGTTTGCGAAGGCGGGTGTAGTTGTCAGTGAAGACTGCATCCGAGTGGCGTTTGGCTGGTCCCTGGTCTTCTGAGATGCCATTGCTAAGGGATGCGAGGATAAGAAAACCAAAGAGTTTTCATGAAAAATGATGGATATGCCAAGGTCTGAATTTCTTGGAGTTAGACAAAAAGGAACTCCCAACTCATTTTCTATCACAAACgactgaaagaaaaacacatctaAGCCTAAAGATGGATGCTAAGCAAAGAATAATCCAATGTATTGAGGGCTTTACATTCTGTCATAACTGAGTAAATACTtatcaccccccccaaaaaaaatggggTTGAAGTTGTGTTCTTCCATTGGaaggaaaattctttaaaaataaatgtttctttataaAGCTGTGCCACCCCAAGTAGTCCCATCTAAATGTTTAGCTATTGGCCACTTAAAGACAGAAACTTTCAGTGCTTGGATTGAGCAAGAAGTAAAACACAAACACTATGGTTAACCTTAAAATTTGCTTCAGTTTATACTAcgtcttatttgttttttactgtgTCTGGTACAGTTTGTTTTCAGATTTACAGAtgattattatttaagaaaaatcactGTGTCTGGAGCCAATGAGTAATATATTACTAGGAAGccttattttcttaatccatgggtctggtaaattttatcaaagaatataaattataactaaattaaatattattgagCTACCAACTTTGAATAAACTGCCTACAGcgaaaatataattttccaatttaaaataattgtaacatatattttaaaaatgatacattctCTTTACCTAACTCGTTTTCCCATAAGGGACTCAAGGTATTTTTTGGCAGAGAGTTGACCCAAGAGTCTGCTAAAGTCACTGGTGAAAACTCCATCAGCATGTCTGACATTTctgaaacaaggaagaaaagatagccattattttgtaaatagCTTGCTAAGATATTATTTTGGCtccttaaataaaaaagaaacagttacTTGTAAGCTCCTTCTGCAAACTTAAATCCAAAAAGAAGTCTTCTAACAACCCAACAAATAATATCTTTTAGTGACTTTTATCAAGATATCCTCTACATTTCCAGcccaaaactttgaaaaattaaagatgttaGCTTTTCTAGAAGCATATCTCAATATTAAGATCATGCTCCCTGGCAGAATCTATAAAGCTAATTCCTTTCTAAGAAATATTggtgggaaaatataaaatagtttctattttttatggtgctttatttcttctactttgaaCAGAGATGTATGCTTGGGAAATTATCCTGATTTTAGCAAAAACCCAATTAcgccttttgcttttttcttctgccaaaatatttagaaacaaaccCTCTTAAGCAAGAAAGGATGTTAGAGCCTATCAACCAAATTTTCCATTCAAATGAGAACAATTTTCTACGTTGTCTTCAGTATGGAGTTACTCTGTCTATACTTGAATGCTGTTCTGGGTGTATGGGTCTGTGTAATGAATGGCTCTTATTCTTAGACACCTTTACATTGAGAGGAAACTCTGGCCTCAGAACGTCCTCCACTGTGGAATCCTAAATGCTGTGGTTTTACTAGAATTGGCACAGTTTCTGATGTTAAATATGTATGCAACAGAATATAAGTGAATGATGTGCTCAGCCTGGCTTGGTACAACCTTTCTACGTGAAAATCATGTACAGCAGCAAGAGTTTCAATAAATCAGGCTGAAGGAAGCCATGACACATGAAAACAGGTGGTGGTATGCTGTGAGAATAGCGTCATGGTGACGCAAAATGAaacttttatatttcaaaaatgaatttctaaaataaaacaagaaaagtgaACTCACCTGGATACATCATAAGGTGTGTCATTTTCAGCTAATGCATTTTGTAAAACGTCAGTGTCTGCTTTTAATGAAATTTCATCTGGTTCATTTGTTTCTTCAAATGGTAGTCTGTCCCCCACcctgttaggaaaaaaatacagttaaatataatacatttctttctctgaaaatagTGCTTTCATGGTTTATAATCCTTTGGAATAAGATCCTTGAAATCTCAGGAAATTCATCCATTCACTGTATAGGGATAGCATAATTGATTGGATGGTTTCTATTGTTTACAAGAGTATAAATAGTGAGATTTTTGTTTGGCCCATGAAATAGGTGCCATACAACTTTTACAAGCTGTATGTGTCCACATAGGAGCTACGTAATTCATTTTTATCAGAGCATTAAGCAAAGTACACTTCCTTGAAAGTAAATTTATACCGCCAAGTTAAATTTCACAGGAAGAAAGattttatacaaaagaaaaattttggaaatttttaaatgctcagtATGAAAATCAGAAGCAACTCTTGTATTTGTTGATGGTCAGTAGTATCATTCGTCCCACACACTTCTCAAGAGCTGAGTGTTAACTACTTTTCTTTCTCGCAGTCCCTAAACCTTGCTTCAAAGATTCACCTCGGTATATTTCTATCTATTGACCAAATCCAATACCCTCTCCCTCTCTGATTAGTTAGTTAAATTCAATGAATCTTGTGgggcttttttttatttctaatcttaTTTAGTTATACAATTACAATGAGGGATGTACAATGCTTAACTGGAAGAATATTCATGCCCATATATGGAATATGACTATATTTGTGAATGCATGCACATTTTGAACACCAGCATAATGtgaaaattttgtgtgtgtatattttcacTGTTAGGGTAAACTTCTAACAAGTGTGTCAGTTCCTGGGCACTTGTGTATCTTTCGGTGAGGCAGTAGTTGGTAGTTACCAACAAGCAGCCCTCTTGAGTATGAAGCCTAGAAATCAATGCAAACTTCAGCATTCTTGAGATTATGCATCTTTTGTGATATAACTACTCAGATAGACTCATTCTATTTACTTATCAAAGCAACATACAATCTGGCTTTAAGCAGAGTTCACAGAGGACACTAATAGCTAAGAGATTACTCACTCTATTGAGCATAAGGCTGCCTTGAACAAAgaatcaaaatgagaaaataggaaaagaattgTTTGTCCTTAGATACAGAAATCTCCATAAACTGGAAGGAAACATCAAGCTAATGTAGTTTCCATTTATTGTTTACTTCCTTAGCATAAATTTATTTCAGATCAATCTTTAAATATGAGTTGTATTATACTACATGAATTTGAAATATGTAACACAACACTGAGAGCAGTAAAACTAaggatttatgataaaaaccaaGTACCTTAAAATTCACTCCTTGGGAGAGGATGTCTCAGTAGATCCATTATCCCACAATTTTTAATATTGACAAATTGATTCTGCCTACTCTGTGCAATAGGGTCTTATGCAAATCCCATTCATCAACTACTCATCTTATGATTATTTACTGActttgaaagtgaaataaaataaagtaaggtaAAATAAGGTAAAACTAGATGCTTATATTTCCATCAGAAACTAAAATGAACAGAGATGACAGTGGAGAAGAGCTCCATCTAAAACTGGCTTTGAATGAAAGTCCAatcctccctctgcctggcttGGAAATGCGACCCATCCTACCCATAAAACTTGTCATTGACACTGTCTCTCTTGGCCTGAGAGAGAGGATTCCAAGACTCGGAATAATTAGATTGACCTGAAGTTTAAAAAACTTGCTTaacatgtccaccaacagatgtaAATAAATACTACCTAATTTTCCATGTCGAGCTGTCCAGCTCGGCATAGAGGGAATGCCCACTTACATGGAGAAGGAATGTGCAACTCCCTGAATTGAAAGAGAACCTACCTCAGAGCAGAAGGTGCTCCAAAAAGAGGCCATGCCAGGGTCTGCGAGAAGAGTATGTAGAAAAGTGTCAGGAGCACGAGGAGTTGGGGCTTACTTCTAGTTTCCATCTCTGCCCTGGAAGGGAGAGAATCACATCAGCTTTTCCAACCACGAATGTACCAGCAAGGTAATTCTAAGGGTCTAACAGTAATATCTGAAGGCTCTTGCAGAGTTTAGTAAAAGCAGTTTTCATCTTATGGAAAGAGTTAAACTGCAAtatgattactttttaaatcaagaaGGTTTTGGTGTGTCAATGGGGCTTGAATAAAAATTAGGATCTTTTTCAACTGCTGCCTATGTATAGCACAAGTATGTATTGAAGGCAATAGTTTTACAGTGCTGGAAGCTACGATAGGGACAAACTTCTTATAACAGGGTTGTGACGTGTGTTTAGTAGCTTTTCTGCTTAAGCAAACAGCTTCAAGAAACTGAAGTTTCTTCTGCTATTCTAGGTTCTTTGCACCTGATTAATATAAAACTGGAAGATCATCTATttaataatgtgtgtgtatatatacacatatcaataTAAAGTTATCttgtatatgcatttttttcctcttttaactgTAGATATTACTGGGAGCTTAAGCTCCTTAAGGAGTGTGGGTTTGACCAAATTAACTTCACAgtgaaaattaatataaaaaaatcattgaacCACATATCACCACTGAAATAATTTTggcaataaaaggaaaactaTCTGAAGACAAAGCTTGTGTATCTTTTACATCTAATTCATTTacacatttcatttctaaatcGTTTCTAGACAGAAACTTAGGCATTTGATGTCTGTGTCTTGTGCTATCTGTAAAACTCAAAGCATGTAAACTTAAAGAGGGAATAAATGCTATTTAGGCTCATCTATCTAACATACGAAACAGAAGAGCACCAAAAAGCAAGGTGAAACTTAACAAAACACGTGTACTCACTGAAACATCGGTCACAAATTTATATACAAGCCAACCCCCCTACTCTAGTGCCTTGTATTTAAAAGAGCATTGAGTAAAAGAACAAGCAGAGTAAAGCGTTTTCCCACCAAATTCAGAAAACTCATTCATGTGTGAGAAGCTGAGGCAGTTCTACACTTACTAGGGGATTTGAGAAAAtcaactttttgttgttgtaaaGGAGGAACACTGTCAAATTCttttcaagagaaagaaaaatccaataCACCCTGAAGAAGAGTTCCAGAagcagagggagacagaaagaaggaagggaatgtTTTCTCTTACcttgctgagtagtgttccaaGGAGACAAGAGCTGTCTCGGGTGCTGAAGTTCTGTGAGGCCGACAGAGTCTTCACCAATTAATTCTCTTGCCCTTAGTGCTGAACCAGAACTTGGTGCTGGCTGAGAGTTGGCTACTACTGCCAGCCACTGCTTTTCACTCTACCCTGACCGGCATTTCAAAGCCCATCATTTTATAGGGCTTATGCGCAGGGCTGAGCAATCACAAAGCTCTCTGAAAGACGTCACAGTAGTATTCCCAAGAGATGAATAGGATTTGAAGTCCTTATTAACTTGTCATTATGCCTGATTTATATAAATTTAGAATGAGTAACTTCAAGATGTAAGCTATAAAGAGGAAATTTACTTTCCTTTAAACAAAAAAGGTACCAAGCTTAATGTGAGATGTCTTCATCTCTAATTAGTAGTAATGAAATAAAAGACTGATTAGTGTTATGGCCAAGACCACTGGAATGCTTTCAGGAAACAAGAATTTTATGTTCAGGAACAGATGCAGAAGGTACCAAATACTTAGGCTCATATGCTTACAAATATATAATTCTCCTTTATGACGAGGTATCAATTGCCctaaagcctttttatttttatcctattcATGTAGATCCTGATTTAATCGTCCTTGAGATCTACCCAAGTTTTAAAAGCCCCTAGAAATAATTTTCCATATTGTTTCTATCACAACATTTTCTTTGTGTTGAAGCTAATCTCAAGACAACTTTTCAAAAAGTCTCTAAGATAGGGTAATAAGCACACTGTCATATAGAACAGTAGCAGTATTGCTGTTTCACAGTAGTATAAAATGTCATAGTTCCCAATGCATTTTCACACACATGACCTCAAATGATTCAAAAAACAATCAACTTTTACGCTGAATAGCTCGAGAttcaatttttcttcctctttaaactTTATACCCATCGGTTTTATAAGTCCTTGcacttataaaattattttggaatgaTTTTGTTTCTCCCCCCATCTGAGAACACACACCTACACTCACACTAGTTTTTAACATTTCCAGCTCAGTCCTTTGACAGGTGGTTTCAAAGAACTAGTTGGAAAGCATTTATGAAGTGCTTTGATAAATACTATAATCTCTTTTTGTGAGTTTTTAATTCAAAGTAGCCTAGCATGAATTCACTCAAAGGTTAAGGTAAAAATGCAGCCACACGAACAACTTAATGgacaataaagtaaaatactacctttccttttatttaaaaaaatggccaatgtgtgtattcttttacatttttgtttataaGTTTCTCTAGGGGTAACAGTTCTAAAGCtccctttctttcatctttaatatTTCAGTATCTATTTGCTTCATTCAAAGTCAGGCTGATCCAGTAGAAGAATATCCTGCTATGCTTAATCATGTTTTCTAATCCAGttacaagaaaaattaaatgaattaaatttcaaaatgtctggaaatttgttttccagttgacagCTCTGACTTAAGCCAGAGATCCTGTGGCATAAttccaggaaatatttttttacctGATTATTACAAACTAGAGGTTGAAATCATTCTcatgtggaatttttgtttcttttttgggggagtcTTTATatggctgcatgtgcagcatatggaagttcccaggcaaggggtcaaactggaacagcagctactggcctataccacagccatagcaacgcagaatctgagctgcatctgtgacctacaccagagctcacggcgaCACAGACTTCTtaaacccacagagcaaggccaaggatcaaacccacaaccacacagatcctagttgggttcattaccactgagccacaacaggaactctctcatATGGAATTTTTTTAGCCTGAGTTCTTCATCACCTAATTCCCAGTGAAGCAATCTTATTGAAGAACAGCAACAGCAAAATAAGTTCACTGAGCATCACAGGAAACCCAATGTTGAATGGTAAGCAGaaaactctaaaataaaaaaatacataaaaatttattattatttggtctaaGCAAGCACTTAGCATTCACAAAGAGTAACTATAGTAGGTTTCCAATGATAAAGACACTTTCTCCCATTATgacaataaaacacaaaaatgagaATTAATTCAATCATATTActtctgaataaaaataaagtaaatcaaagaactgcatttttttttccctatgaatTTAAACTAGAAAGCAAAACTGAATTTCAAAATGGGATCACAGCACCATCTGCAGGTTCAAAATCttaattcatcaatttttttttaaatatgttttttctcttttcttttaaggaaatggATGTAAACCAGAGGTTCTTACTCAGCCATATTATGGAATcttccagaaaaataaacacatgaacaaATATTGTATCCAGGTCTAACCTGAACACTTTGTTACTATAAAACTCAGTGaccaagttcctgttgtgactcagcaggttaagaagtatccatgaggatgccggttcaatccctgccttgctcagtggattaaaggatccagccttgctgcaaggtgcagcataggttgcagatgtggctcagatctggcgttgctgtggctgtggtgaaggctagcatctgcagctctgattcgacccctagccggggaacctccataagccatgggtatggtcctaaaaagataaataaataaataaataataaaactcagTGAGTACAAAAACACAAGTGCGAATTTACGGTTTAAATCtgccctttttggagttcccgtcgtggtgcagcagaaatgaaactgacaagaaccatgaggttgggggttaaggatctggcattgctgtgagctgtggtgcaggtcacagatgcatctgagatcctgtatttctgtggctgtggtgtaggatggcagctgtagctctgatttgacccctagcctgggaacctccatatgccatgagtgtgccccccccaaaagcttttaaaaaaacaaacaaaaaaagccaaaaaaaaaatctgccctttTTACTACTTTGGTATATCCTTCCATAATGTTCCCACATCTCCACCAGATTATCTCCTACTTTAACTTTTCTCATTGAAATGAGATTTATAAAAAGAAGACTTCGTTCACGCATACAATTAGAACACATCTCTAAGGTCCTTCTTTTACAGGTAAGTAAACTGATGACCAGagatttttaagccattttttccAAACCACTCAGGTGGTAATTACAAACAGATAATGGAACCTAAATCTTCTGATCTTAATTAAGCTTTTTTTCCATTAAGGACTGCTGGTTTTCTGTTACTGTTGTTGTCATCATTATTGATGCTAACAGGTAAGATAGGGGAAACAAAACTTCCTAAAAATACTGAtatattcttctccttttttcaccAACTGGaccaagggagagaaagaaaaccagccTTCTGCACTAAAACACACTGAATATAAGGAAGTCAGAGGCAAGAGGGTTTCAGGTTCAGCAGATAGGCAGAAAGTCAATCACTCTTTTTCCCTTAGTGTAAAGAGCTAACAGAGGGCCCTTATTATGAATGACAAGCCAAAGCTGTGCTCTTCTGCCTCTTGGTGTGACAGCTTTGTCAGCCAACTCACTCTAACATTAAGCGCTGAGACCGGTCCACTACTTGCCAGGGTCATCCTGAGGGTCTACGTGAGAGGTCTAACTACTGGCAATGAGCCCCATCCAGCCTAACTCTCCATTTTTTCCATCTCTTAGGCTAAGAAtgatgtttagattttttttaaggttttaaaagcattaaaagaataaaaaaaaactttattacgtgcaaaaattttattaaacttaAATTTCAGTGCCCTTAAAACTTAAgcaaattttattggaacatggaCACGCATATGTGATGAGCACGTATTGTCTACAGCTGCTCCTGCACTGCAATGGCCAAGTGGAGTCGTCGAGACAGAAATTGAACAGCTTCCAAAGTCTAAAGTGTTTACTATTTGGACCTGCACAGAAAAGTTTTGTTAACCTCTGGTCTAGAGCCTCTTATTTGGGAAGATATGTAAGAAGTCATCTTTATCATAATATTCTTCAGTCTTTTAATTTCCAATAACTTGTATTAGGAAATACTTACAtgcgtatatgtatatatatatatacacataattttaaaatatactatgtataatatttatgtataatcATCCATGTAATATACATGATGTGTAGATAAACCTAAAGCACCCCTTTATTGTAGCATTGTTCATCATAGTTAAGATATAATAAGATAGGAAACAACCTGAGTGAATGAGTAAGGaggctgtatatatatatatatatatatatacacacaaaggaatactgctcagtcataaaaaagaaagaaatccttttttgaaatgaaatccatttgtgacaacatgggtgaaacttgaaggtattatgctaagtggattaagtcagatggagaaagtcaaatactgtataatttcactcacaggtggaattttaaaaaatgaaatagatgaaaaaaaacaaggtaaaataaaaacaaactcatcGATACAGAGATCAGATCAGTAGTTGACAAAGGGTAAGGGAATTGGAGGGGTGGGTAACACGGGTGACGGGGGTCAGTggtatggtgatggatggtagCTAGACCTGTGCTGGCGATCACAGGGCCGTGTACCCTGTGGTTGAATTGTAATGCTATGCACCTGTAACttacatgataaaaataaataaataaatgaaccgTTGAAGATTTAAGAACAAATTCCATCTATTTCACAATGTCATCTCTCACACATGTGCCCTCCCCCTACCAAAGATACAACCCGTGTAACCAGCTTTTAACTCAGTGACCCCCTCAACTCGGAGATCAGAATACATGAAATCCACAAGGTGAGGAGAGGTTACCAGTGGAAGGAATGGAAAACAATGCTGTCCGGCACCTAGTCTTGACTTGAGGAACACTGAAGACTAGAGGTTAGAATGAAAGATTTGGCAggaatatttactgagtgaatgCTCACAGTCCCTGCACCCCTATATCCATTCTCCTCAGAGCAGGGGGACACCTCtgagatgaggaagaggagagattATTAGAGCTCGGCTGCAACCCTCTGACCCTCATTGGTGGGACTTTATGGTAGGATTGAAGGGATGTGTGATAGAATCCTG
The nucleotide sequence above comes from Phacochoerus africanus isolate WHEZ1 chromosome 2, ROS_Pafr_v1, whole genome shotgun sequence. Encoded proteins:
- the VIP gene encoding VIP peptides, which codes for METRSKPQLLVLLTLFYILFSQTLAWPLFGAPSALRVGDRLPFEETNEPDEISLKADTDVLQNALAENDTPYDVSRNVRHADGVFTSDFSRLLGQLSAKKYLESLMGKRVSNGISEDQGPAKRHSDAVFTDNYTRLRKQMAVKKYLNSILNGKRSIEGESPDFLEELEK